Proteins from a single region of Candidatus Eisenbacteria bacterium:
- a CDS encoding tetratricopeptide repeat protein — MTSRRILPFLLLIGILLRVAYLAGHSRAPEFREPTLDARWYHDRAVAWADGSPGTEWDLFRAPFYPLVLGQIYRVFGVNPWVPRLFHSLLGLGAILFIYGIGARAFGRTAGLLAAAIALFYAPFLYFEGELLVTTLYLFLILLAAWLAIRAAEKGGVLWAAAGLALGLAVVTRPTALVIVPFLILWQIFRLRRRAALPVLLFAAGIAAFPLVAAARNRALYGEFTLASQGGVNLYIGNNLISDGKTATVPGWLDVSYETKEYEDNVSLAATRIAEREEGRPLGPAAVSRHWTAKSLRWMMNDPGASLALFGRKLYYLMNGYEIPNNRFVFEHFREYAPNLLRFSICAACLIALGTAGMFLPVRRPAAREILAIFLAAQALGVVLFFVCARFRIPILPFWILFAAHFLARAVRERRRFLRRAAFPVAILLLVIGHTRFFGVDTVGDRHVVHFNRAWAFARTGDLERAEREYALSIEQGPPNPRALINYGAVLAERGKLDEAERAFVGALRIAPEYGGFVWNNLAMTRMLGGDWEGARRDFERALEADPRDPEVYINLGNVLLALERPEEAIARFDEAIRRGTARAVLARLGRAMALADMGRLDEAADEAEEAARSMPESRAGWVVLHEIARRAGRDETASEALRRFHAVTGRLPVREDLPEWWRD; from the coding sequence GTGACCTCCAGGCGGATTCTGCCATTCCTCCTGCTTATCGGCATCTTGCTGCGTGTGGCTTACCTCGCCGGCCACAGCCGGGCCCCCGAGTTCCGCGAGCCGACTCTGGACGCCCGATGGTACCACGACCGGGCGGTCGCGTGGGCCGACGGCTCCCCGGGGACCGAATGGGACCTCTTTCGCGCCCCCTTCTATCCTCTCGTCCTGGGGCAGATCTACCGCGTCTTCGGGGTGAATCCGTGGGTCCCCCGCCTGTTCCACTCCCTCCTCGGTCTCGGCGCGATCCTCTTTATCTACGGCATCGGCGCCCGAGCGTTCGGGCGAACCGCCGGGCTCCTCGCCGCGGCGATCGCCCTCTTCTACGCCCCCTTCCTCTATTTCGAGGGGGAACTTCTCGTCACGACGCTTTACCTCTTTCTGATCCTGCTCGCGGCGTGGCTGGCGATCCGCGCCGCCGAAAAGGGGGGCGTCCTCTGGGCGGCGGCCGGTCTCGCCCTCGGCCTCGCCGTCGTTACCCGGCCGACGGCGCTCGTGATCGTCCCCTTCCTGATCCTCTGGCAGATCTTCCGCCTCCGCCGCCGCGCCGCCCTGCCGGTTCTTCTTTTCGCCGCGGGGATCGCCGCCTTCCCGCTGGTCGCGGCCGCCCGCAACCGGGCGCTCTACGGCGAGTTCACACTCGCCTCGCAGGGAGGCGTCAATCTTTATATCGGAAATAACCTGATCTCCGACGGGAAGACCGCCACGGTCCCCGGCTGGCTCGACGTCTCCTATGAGACGAAGGAGTACGAGGACAACGTCTCCCTGGCGGCCACGCGGATCGCCGAGAGGGAGGAGGGGCGCCCACTCGGTCCCGCCGCCGTCTCCCGGCACTGGACGGCGAAGTCGCTCCGCTGGATGATGAACGATCCGGGCGCGTCGCTCGCCCTCTTCGGCCGGAAGCTCTACTATCTGATGAACGGCTACGAGATCCCCAACAACCGTTTCGTGTTCGAGCATTTCCGGGAGTACGCGCCCAACCTGCTCCGCTTCTCGATCTGCGCGGCGTGCCTGATCGCCCTCGGAACCGCCGGAATGTTTCTGCCGGTTAGGCGCCCCGCCGCGCGCGAGATCCTGGCGATCTTCCTCGCCGCGCAGGCGCTCGGCGTGGTCCTCTTTTTCGTCTGCGCCCGCTTCCGGATTCCCATCCTGCCGTTCTGGATTCTTTTCGCCGCGCACTTCCTCGCGCGGGCGGTCCGGGAACGCCGCCGCTTTCTCCGGCGCGCCGCTTTCCCGGTCGCGATCTTGCTGCTGGTGATCGGGCACACACGCTTTTTCGGCGTGGACACGGTCGGCGACAGGCACGTCGTGCATTTCAACCGCGCCTGGGCTTTCGCGCGGACCGGCGATCTCGAGAGGGCGGAGAGGGAGTACGCGCTCTCCATCGAACAGGGTCCTCCGAATCCGCGGGCGCTCATCAACTACGGCGCGGTATTGGCGGAACGCGGCAAGCTGGACGAGGCGGAGAGGGCCTTCGTCGGGGCGCTACGGATCGCCCCCGAATACGGCGGTTTCGTCTGGAACAACCTCGCCATGACGCGGATGCTCGGCGGCGATTGGGAGGGGGCGCGGCGCGATTTCGAGCGCGCACTCGAGGCGGACCCGCGGGACCCGGAGGTGTACATCAATCTGGGGAACGTGCTTCTCGCGCTGGAGCGGCCGGAGGAGGCGATCGCCCGTTTCGACGAGGCGATCCGGCGCGGGACGGCGCGCGCGGTGCTGGCGCGGCTCGGCCGGGCGATGGCGCTCGCCGACATGGGCCGCCTGGACGAGGCGGCGGACGAGGCGGAGGAGGCGGCGCGGTCGATGCCGGAGTCGCGGGCCGGTTGGGTGGTGCTGCACGAAATCGCGCGCCGCGCCGGCCGGGACGAGACGGCCTCCGAGGCGCTCCGGCGTTTCCACGCCGTCACCGGGCGCCTACCCGTGCGGGAGGATCTGCCGGAGTGGTGGAGGGATTGA
- a CDS encoding PD40 domain-containing protein — MKQERPFARTRGIVPIARLWPLFTLFVLFCGHHENPAEPDGAPSIVISSPAEGDTLSPVGFRVIGSAADPEGIASIRVELDGVEMGAASQSPFNVYVPSLLFEDGAEMEVTVRAEDGGGVTGTKKVTVFLRAIRFSKLASAGDQADTEREPSWSPDGASIAFVSEGDGGNRDIWTTAVSAGAAARITDSPNEDRSPDWAPFGSVIAFASDRSGNWDIWTVGTSGGAATQVTTNGSHDRGPAWSSSGTSIAFHSIRDGNWNIYTMPMSGGSAAGVAEQRTSAASAESSAVWTPNGSSLVFTGNQNGGLDLWSVTPPSLTLVAVPGGNDPAAREVDPEYAPGGRLLVYAYYRNGNWDLWALDPATGDKKIVTNHFASDLEPAWSPDGTRIAFASDRDGTFDIWVLE; from the coding sequence ATGAAACAGGAACGCCCGTTCGCGCGCACGCGAGGAATCGTCCCGATCGCCCGGCTTTGGCCTCTTTTCACTCTTTTCGTTCTTTTTTGCGGTCACCACGAAAACCCGGCCGAACCGGACGGGGCGCCGTCGATCGTGATCTCCTCCCCCGCCGAGGGGGACACCCTCTCGCCTGTCGGCTTCCGGGTGATCGGGAGCGCCGCCGATCCGGAGGGGATCGCCTCGATCCGCGTCGAATTGGACGGCGTGGAGATGGGCGCCGCCTCCCAATCCCCCTTCAACGTCTATGTCCCCTCCCTTCTCTTCGAGGACGGCGCGGAAATGGAGGTCACCGTGCGCGCCGAGGATGGGGGCGGCGTGACGGGGACGAAGAAAGTGACCGTCTTCCTGCGGGCGATCCGCTTCTCCAAGCTCGCCTCCGCGGGCGATCAGGCGGACACCGAAAGGGAGCCGTCCTGGTCGCCGGACGGCGCATCGATCGCCTTCGTCTCCGAGGGGGACGGCGGCAACCGGGACATCTGGACGACGGCCGTATCGGCCGGCGCGGCGGCGCGGATCACCGACTCGCCGAACGAGGACCGCTCACCCGACTGGGCTCCTTTCGGGAGCGTGATCGCCTTCGCGTCGGACCGGAGCGGGAACTGGGACATCTGGACAGTGGGAACGTCGGGAGGCGCCGCCACGCAGGTGACCACGAACGGGAGCCACGACCGCGGCCCGGCCTGGTCGTCGAGCGGGACGTCGATCGCCTTCCACTCCATCCGCGACGGCAACTGGAACATCTACACGATGCCGATGAGCGGCGGCTCGGCGGCGGGCGTCGCCGAGCAGAGGACCTCCGCCGCCTCGGCCGAGTCCTCGGCGGTCTGGACGCCGAATGGATCGTCACTCGTCTTCACGGGAAATCAGAACGGCGGCTTGGATCTCTGGTCCGTGACGCCTCCTTCCCTGACGCTCGTGGCGGTCCCCGGAGGCAACGACCCGGCGGCGCGCGAGGTCGACCCGGAGTACGCGCCCGGCGGACGTCTCCTCGTTTACGCTTACTATAGGAACGGCAACTGGGACCTCTGGGCGCTCGACCCGGCGACGGGCGACAAAAAGATCGTCACCAACCACTTCGCCTCCGACCTCGAGCCGGCCTGGTCGCCGGACGGAACGCGCATCGCCTTCGCCAGCGACCGCGACGGCACATTCGACATCTGGGTTCTGGAGTAG
- a CDS encoding potassium channel protein — translation MRTFYLAIALLIGVLVFGTLGYMLIESLPVLDAVYMTVITIATVGFQEIKEGGLSPAGRVFTIFVIFLAIGVGTYGIGSIFAFIVEGRLRHAIRRKRMRKEIENLADHYVIAGIGKTGWEVVAELERIGEPYVVIDIDDAKIGRLNAAFPKALAIVGNATEESALEEAGIRNARAMICALPDDAENIVAVLTARGLKLDLLVISRGVDEESIRKLRRAGADQVILPAQIAGIRMASFAVRPHICDFLDFVTRGKDVTLRMEEVVLARDAVLAGKALRDSRIREESGAIVIGVRHKENMIINPPVDLVLGAGDTLILLGTEDQLANLYRYMKVER, via the coding sequence GTGCGGACCTTCTATCTCGCCATCGCCCTGCTGATCGGGGTGCTCGTCTTCGGCACCCTCGGCTATATGCTCATCGAGAGCCTCCCGGTGCTGGACGCCGTCTACATGACGGTGATCACCATCGCGACCGTCGGCTTCCAGGAGATCAAGGAGGGGGGGCTCTCCCCGGCCGGCCGGGTCTTCACCATTTTCGTGATCTTCCTGGCGATCGGCGTCGGGACGTACGGGATCGGGTCGATCTTCGCCTTCATCGTCGAGGGGCGGCTGCGCCACGCGATTCGGAGGAAGCGGATGCGGAAAGAGATCGAAAACCTGGCGGACCATTACGTGATCGCCGGGATCGGCAAAACGGGGTGGGAGGTGGTCGCCGAACTGGAGAGGATCGGCGAGCCCTACGTGGTGATCGACATCGACGATGCCAAGATCGGAAGGCTCAACGCCGCCTTTCCGAAGGCGCTCGCCATCGTCGGCAACGCCACGGAGGAGAGCGCGCTGGAGGAGGCGGGGATCCGCAACGCACGGGCGATGATCTGCGCGCTTCCCGATGACGCGGAGAACATCGTGGCGGTGCTGACGGCGCGGGGACTCAAGCTGGACCTTCTGGTCATCAGCCGCGGTGTGGACGAGGAATCGATCCGCAAGCTGCGGCGCGCCGGCGCGGACCAGGTGATCCTGCCGGCGCAGATCGCCGGCATCCGGATGGCGAGCTTCGCCGTTCGCCCCCACATCTGCGATTTCCTCGATTTCGTGACCCGCGGGAAGGACGTGACCCTACGAATGGAGGAGGTCGTTCTCGCGCGGGACGCGGTTTTGGCGGGGAAGGCGCTCCGGGACTCGAGGATCCGCGAGGAATCGGGGGCGATCGTGATCGGCGTCCGCCACAAGGAGAACATGATCATCAATCCCCCGGTGGACCTCGTTCTCGGCGCCGGCGACACGTTGATCCTTCTCGGCACGGAGGACCAGCTCGCGAATCTCTACCGTTATATGAAGGTGGAGCGGTAG
- a CDS encoding DUF1287 domain-containing protein, producing MGYYRSPGEGVCTDVVLDAFFSAGIDLRTLLAEDIRAHREEYPFAEGNSIDARRARVLVDWFRRHWEPLPLDRDFLPGDVVFYTGTYRSDGVADHVGIVSDKSSSEGVPLIIDNFPDPGYVSETADVFCAEMIGHFRVRSEGNSDTGSPE from the coding sequence ATGGGCTACTATCGTTCCCCCGGAGAGGGAGTGTGTACGGATGTCGTTTTGGATGCCTTCTTTTCCGCGGGGATCGATCTGCGGACTCTTCTCGCCGAGGACATCCGCGCGCACAGGGAAGAATACCCATTCGCGGAGGGGAACTCCATTGACGCCAGGAGGGCGCGCGTTCTCGTGGATTGGTTTCGGCGGCATTGGGAGCCCCTACCGTTGGATCGTGACTTCCTTCCGGGCGATGTCGTTTTCTACACCGGAACCTACCGCTCGGACGGCGTCGCCGATCATGTGGGGATCGTCTCCGACAAAAGCTCCTCCGAGGGCGTTCCCCTGATCATCGATAACTTCCCCGACCCGGGATATGTGAGCGAAACAGCGGACGTCTTCTGCGCCGAAATGATCGGACACTTCCGTGTTCGCTCCGAAGGGAATTCCGATACCGGGTCGCCCGAGTGA